A window of the Deinobacterium chartae genome harbors these coding sequences:
- a CDS encoding MazG family protein, translating into MQRLLEIMRTLRAPEGCPWDREQTHLSLRPYLLEEAAEAVDAASSGDMQELASELGDVLLQIAFHSVIAEEAGAFAYTDVENAICEKMVRRHPHVFGDVTVDGAEQVLSNWEAIKRLERGGAEKHPLERIPSGLGALEREKLTQKALRTPKSGREEVLTALQGARDDEASVAAVLEAVVAWARSLDVDPELALRARTARKAAAALEARP; encoded by the coding sequence ATGCAGCGACTGCTCGAGATCATGCGAACCCTGCGCGCCCCCGAGGGCTGCCCCTGGGACCGCGAACAGACCCACCTCAGCCTGCGTCCTTACCTGCTCGAGGAGGCTGCCGAGGCGGTAGACGCCGCCTCGAGCGGCGACATGCAAGAACTCGCCTCCGAACTGGGCGACGTGCTGCTGCAGATTGCCTTTCACTCGGTCATCGCCGAGGAGGCGGGTGCGTTCGCTTATACCGATGTGGAAAACGCCATCTGCGAGAAGATGGTCCGCCGTCACCCGCACGTGTTCGGAGACGTCACGGTGGACGGAGCCGAGCAGGTGCTGAGCAACTGGGAGGCCATCAAACGCCTCGAGCGCGGCGGTGCCGAGAAGCACCCGCTCGAGCGCATCCCCTCCGGGCTGGGGGCCCTCGAGCGGGAAAAGCTGACCCAAAAGGCCCTGCGGACTCCCAAGAGCGGCCGCGAGGAGGTTCTCACGGCGCTGCAGGGTGCCCGGGACGACGAGGCATCGGTCGCCGCCGTGCTCGAGGCGGTGGTCGCCTGGGCGCGCTCGCTGGACGTGGATCCCGAACTGGCCCTGCGCGCCCGCACCGCCCGCAAGGCCGCAGCCGCCCTCGAGGCGCGGCCTTGA
- a CDS encoding NUDIX hydrolase produces the protein MKDALDDALSDELGAWLRRRERLTLELPQFRRAAVLVGLTRERDPKVLLTVRSSELPSHKGQIAFPGGSLEPGESVREAALREALEEVGLLPATVSIIGEMDDTFTPVGFHVTPVLARIPAHSDYASSDEVAEILEVPLSELRALQPRRTERVGPDGRRYDIYAYPWRGYNIWGMTARILHSLLNPDLGPLDY, from the coding sequence TTGAAAGACGCGCTCGACGACGCGCTCTCCGATGAATTGGGGGCCTGGCTCAGGCGGCGCGAGCGGCTGACCCTCGAGCTGCCGCAGTTCCGCCGCGCCGCCGTGCTGGTGGGCCTGACCCGCGAGCGCGACCCCAAGGTCCTGCTGACCGTGCGTTCGAGCGAGTTGCCCAGCCACAAGGGCCAGATCGCCTTTCCGGGCGGCAGCCTCGAGCCGGGCGAGAGCGTGCGCGAAGCCGCGCTGCGCGAGGCCCTCGAGGAGGTGGGCCTGCTGCCCGCCACGGTTTCGATCATCGGGGAGATGGACGACACCTTCACGCCGGTGGGCTTTCACGTGACGCCGGTGCTGGCGCGCATTCCCGCCCACAGCGACTACGCTTCCTCCGACGAGGTGGCCGAGATCCTCGAGGTCCCCCTGTCCGAACTGCGCGCGTTGCAACCGCGCCGCACCGAGCGGGTAGGGCCGGACGGGCGGCGTTACGACATCTACGCTTACCCGTGGCGCGGTTACAACATCTGGGGTATGACCGCGCGCATTCTGCACAGCCTGCTCAACCCCGACCTGGGGCCGCTCGACTACTGA
- a CDS encoding MFS transporter, whose product MSHHRLFFRAASSALLLIALSIELIDELVDGASGAAWPSIRSELSLSYLEVGLLLGLPTLLSILVEPAMGLLADAGWRRRLILGGGSAFTAALALLAAAGGFWPLLAAWALFYPASGAFVTLTQAALMDADPGRREQNMARWALAGSLGNFAGPLMMGLFVSAGAGWRPVFVLLALVSALALLAAWRAPALLGPSGPQTETASLRALWQDGLDAARSALRRADVRGALLLLECANLLLDVLRAFLALYLVDAAGSGPAEAALAVAIFTGAGLLGDALAVRVLERVAGARYVWWSALAAALVFAAFLLVPSVTAKLILLAALGPLTSGWYAVLQARLYGLLPERSGTAVALGTLGSALGAGVPVLLGLLAQRLGLEAAMWLLLLGPLALLLGLQRAAREAAR is encoded by the coding sequence GTGTCCCATCATCGTCTGTTCTTTCGCGCCGCATCGTCCGCGTTGCTGCTGATCGCCCTGTCCATCGAACTGATCGACGAACTGGTCGACGGGGCCAGCGGGGCGGCGTGGCCCTCCATCCGCAGCGAACTGTCGCTCTCGTACCTCGAGGTGGGCCTGCTGCTCGGCCTGCCGACGCTGCTGAGCATTCTGGTCGAGCCGGCGATGGGCCTGCTGGCCGACGCCGGCTGGCGACGTCGGCTGATCCTGGGAGGTGGGTCGGCGTTTACCGCCGCGCTGGCCCTGCTGGCGGCGGCGGGCGGCTTCTGGCCACTGCTGGCCGCCTGGGCGCTGTTCTATCCGGCTTCGGGAGCTTTTGTCACCCTGACCCAGGCTGCCCTGATGGACGCCGACCCTGGTCGCCGCGAGCAGAACATGGCCCGCTGGGCGCTGGCGGGCTCGCTGGGCAACTTCGCCGGACCGCTGATGATGGGCCTGTTCGTGTCGGCCGGGGCGGGCTGGCGGCCGGTTTTCGTGCTGCTGGCCCTTGTCAGCGCACTGGCGCTGCTGGCCGCCTGGCGTGCACCAGCGCTGCTGGGGCCCTCGGGGCCGCAGACAGAAACAGCGAGCCTGCGCGCGCTGTGGCAAGACGGGCTGGACGCGGCGCGCTCCGCGCTGCGCCGAGCGGATGTCCGGGGTGCGCTGCTGCTGCTGGAATGCGCCAATTTGCTACTGGACGTGCTTCGCGCTTTCCTGGCGCTGTACTTGGTGGACGCGGCAGGCTCCGGCCCCGCCGAGGCGGCCCTCGCAGTCGCGATCTTTACCGGAGCGGGCCTGCTGGGCGACGCCCTGGCGGTCAGGGTCCTCGAGCGGGTTGCGGGCGCACGCTACGTGTGGTGGAGCGCGCTGGCAGCGGCCCTGGTCTTTGCCGCTTTCCTGCTGGTCCCGTCGGTGACGGCCAAACTGATCCTGCTGGCCGCGTTGGGGCCGCTGACCTCGGGCTGGTACGCGGTGTTGCAGGCCCGCCTCTACGGCCTGCTGCCCGAACGCAGCGGCACGGCGGTGGCCCTCGGCACGCTGGGCAGCGCGCTGGGAGCCGGCGTTCCGGTGCTGCTCGGCCTTCTGGCACAGCGGCTCGGCCTCGAGGCGGCGATGTGGCTGCTGCTGCTCGGCCCACTGGCGCTGCTGCTCGGTCTGCAACGAGCGGCGCGGGAGGCCGCGCGCTAG
- a CDS encoding ion transporter has translation MRTSGDTRAPWRVNLGNIIFDSDTPAGRAFDLALILLILASILVVMLDSVQPIRAAYWPVLQKAEWTFTLLFTLEYVLRLITARRALHYARSFFGAVDLLSIVPGYLALLVPGAQYLLVVRALRLLRIFRVLKLVRYLSEADVLIRALRASAAKITVFLAVVLTLVTLIGTLMYLIEGPEHGYTSIPTSIYWAIVTLTTVGYGDIAPQTPLGKALASFAMILGYGIIAVPTGIVTVSLARVRGRTLLQAPCARCGLPEHDADARYCRRCGERLQ, from the coding sequence ATGAGGACGAGCGGCGATACCCGAGCCCCCTGGCGTGTCAACCTCGGCAACATCATCTTTGACAGCGACACCCCGGCCGGGCGCGCCTTTGATCTGGCCCTGATCCTGCTGATCCTGGCGAGCATCCTGGTCGTCATGCTCGACAGCGTGCAGCCGATCCGCGCGGCTTACTGGCCCGTGCTGCAGAAGGCCGAGTGGACCTTTACGCTGCTGTTCACGCTGGAGTACGTCCTGCGCCTGATCACCGCCCGGCGCGCCTTGCACTACGCCCGCAGCTTTTTCGGAGCGGTGGACCTGCTCTCCATCGTTCCCGGGTATCTGGCGTTGCTGGTGCCTGGCGCGCAGTACCTGCTGGTGGTGCGCGCCCTGCGCCTGCTGCGCATTTTCCGCGTCCTCAAGCTGGTGCGCTACCTCAGCGAGGCCGACGTGTTGATCCGGGCGCTGCGGGCCAGTGCCGCCAAGATCACGGTGTTCTTGGCGGTCGTCTTGACCCTGGTGACCCTGATCGGGACGCTGATGTACCTGATCGAAGGGCCCGAGCACGGCTACACCAGCATTCCGACCAGCATCTACTGGGCCATCGTGACCCTCACGACCGTCGGTTACGGTGACATCGCGCCCCAGACGCCGCTGGGCAAGGCGCTGGCCTCGTTCGCGATGATCTTGGGCTACGGCATCATCGCGGTGCCCACCGGCATCGTGACGGTGAGCCTCGCGCGCGTGCGCGGACGAACCCTGCTGCAAGCGCCTTGCGCGCGTTGCGGCCTGCCCGAACACGACGCGGACGCCCGCTACTGCAGGCGTTGCGGAGAACGCCTGCAGTAG
- a CDS encoding NAD(P)H-dependent oxidoreductase subunit E, giving the protein MTLIELCTDGLDPATREEILDIIYSELRISPGGVSADGDFELQLRKCGEDLEGAPYLRINGALFARVTPQRARELVRARKR; this is encoded by the coding sequence ATGACCCTGATCGAACTCTGCACCGACGGCCTTGACCCTGCGACCCGCGAGGAAATCCTCGACATCATCTACAGTGAACTGCGCATCTCGCCCGGCGGTGTGTCCGCGGACGGCGACTTCGAACTGCAGCTGCGCAAGTGCGGCGAGGACCTCGAGGGAGCGCCGTACCTGCGCATCAACGGCGCCCTGTTCGCGCGGGTGACCCCGCAGCGCGCCCGTGAGCTCGTGCGCGCCCGCAAACGCTGA
- the glyS gene encoding glycine--tRNA ligase subunit beta: MSRTLLFEIGTEELPAFYVDEGREGLRNLLGERLNAARLSWESLELFSTPRRLAARVRGLAAAQTRLESERRGPSVKAGERAAAGFAASLGLSAGQLTERDGYLYARVVEEGRPALEVLPDLLADVVRDLPAKRKMRWGAVEDCAFVRPVAWLLALLDEDVVPVRVAGLEAGRSTRGHRFLAPDAFEVRSPDSYEAQLREAYVLADPRERREAVVQAAQAALEEGMALEGREALLEEVVNLVEYPFGILGTFDPKYLALPDEVLAETMIVHQRYFPVRVGERLGNRFVVISNNRVPDVSVPLVGYVQVLDGRLSDAKFFWDADLRKSLEEHRQQLAGRAFQKGLGNMLDKQGRVARLSVRLAERLRLEVDRVREATQYFLADLSTQMVYEYADLAGVMGRAYALTAGVAPEVADLLAQGVRPVTAEDPLPSVPEGAVLSLADRADTLTGFFSLGKGPSGSADPFGLRRLGIGTVRELGAFGFDLPVAQLLQLAALEYREADVTVEPEALEAAEAFLWERFSALMTAQGYAPQAVRAARAASGSIYDAAWRVAVLAEMARQPGFEDLTQLYKRAANLSKDVQAAQPSHEAAEHDAERRLIDALPHLEEAVRNLEAAGKAAFRPWDLAEAPRRAAGVDLEGAVGAVTAIKPDLDAFFDGVMVMVDDPMARENRLRLLASVRDAVRRIAPLELLA; the protein is encoded by the coding sequence GTGAGCCGCACCCTGCTGTTCGAGATCGGAACCGAGGAACTCCCGGCCTTCTACGTGGACGAGGGCCGCGAGGGCCTGCGCAACCTGCTGGGCGAGCGCCTGAACGCGGCGCGGCTGAGCTGGGAGAGCCTCGAGCTCTTCTCGACCCCCCGCCGCCTCGCCGCGCGCGTGCGCGGTCTGGCTGCGGCCCAGACCCGCCTCGAGAGCGAGCGGCGTGGACCGTCGGTCAAGGCCGGGGAGCGCGCCGCCGCCGGGTTCGCCGCCTCGCTGGGCCTGAGTGCGGGCCAGCTCACCGAACGCGACGGCTACCTGTACGCCCGGGTTGTGGAGGAGGGCCGTCCGGCGCTCGAGGTGCTGCCCGACCTGCTCGCCGACGTGGTGCGCGACCTGCCCGCCAAGCGCAAGATGCGCTGGGGCGCGGTCGAGGACTGCGCCTTCGTCCGCCCGGTCGCCTGGCTGCTGGCGCTGCTCGACGAGGACGTGGTGCCGGTGCGCGTGGCCGGGCTCGAGGCGGGCCGCAGCACCCGTGGCCACCGCTTCTTGGCTCCCGATGCCTTCGAGGTCCGCTCGCCCGACAGCTACGAGGCGCAGCTGCGAGAGGCCTACGTGCTGGCCGACCCGCGCGAGCGCCGCGAGGCGGTCGTGCAGGCCGCGCAGGCAGCCCTGGAGGAGGGCATGGCCCTAGAGGGCCGCGAGGCCCTGCTCGAGGAGGTCGTGAACCTGGTCGAGTACCCGTTCGGTATTCTGGGGACCTTTGATCCCAAGTACCTGGCGCTGCCCGACGAGGTGCTGGCCGAGACCATGATCGTGCACCAGCGCTACTTCCCGGTGCGCGTGGGCGAGCGTCTGGGCAACCGCTTCGTGGTGATCTCCAACAACCGCGTGCCCGACGTGAGCGTGCCGCTGGTCGGCTACGTGCAGGTCCTGGACGGCCGCCTCTCGGACGCCAAGTTCTTCTGGGACGCCGACTTGCGCAAGTCGCTCGAGGAACACCGCCAGCAGCTCGCGGGCCGGGCCTTCCAGAAGGGCCTGGGCAACATGCTCGACAAACAGGGCCGCGTGGCGCGCCTGTCGGTACGCCTCGCCGAGCGCCTGCGCCTCGAGGTGGACCGGGTGCGCGAGGCCACGCAGTACTTCCTGGCCGATCTCTCGACCCAGATGGTCTACGAGTACGCCGACCTGGCCGGGGTGATGGGCCGGGCCTACGCCCTCACCGCCGGCGTGGCCCCCGAGGTCGCAGACCTGCTGGCACAGGGCGTGCGTCCGGTCACCGCCGAGGACCCGCTGCCCAGCGTGCCCGAAGGCGCGGTGCTCTCGCTGGCCGACCGCGCCGATACCCTGACCGGCTTTTTCAGCCTGGGCAAGGGCCCCAGCGGCAGCGCCGACCCCTTCGGACTGCGCCGCCTGGGCATCGGCACCGTGCGCGAACTCGGAGCTTTCGGTTTTGACCTGCCGGTCGCGCAACTGCTGCAACTCGCCGCCCTCGAGTACCGCGAGGCCGACGTCACCGTGGAGCCCGAGGCCCTCGAGGCCGCCGAGGCGTTCTTGTGGGAGAGGTTCAGCGCCCTGATGACCGCCCAGGGTTACGCCCCGCAGGCGGTCCGCGCCGCCCGCGCCGCCAGCGGCAGCATCTACGACGCCGCGTGGCGCGTGGCGGTGCTGGCCGAAATGGCCCGCCAGCCCGGTTTCGAGGATCTGACCCAGCTCTACAAGCGCGCCGCGAACCTCTCCAAGGACGTGCAGGCCGCCCAGCCCAGCCACGAGGCCGCCGAGCACGACGCCGAACGCCGCCTGATCGACGCGCTCCCGCATCTCGAGGAGGCTGTGCGCAACCTCGAGGCGGCCGGTAAGGCAGCCTTTCGCCCCTGGGATCTGGCCGAAGCGCCGCGCCGCGCGGCGGGCGTGGACCTCGAGGGAGCGGTGGGGGCGGTTACCGCCATCAAACCGGACCTGGACGCTTTCTTCGACGGCGTGATGGTGATGGTGGACGACCCCATGGCCCGCGAGAACCGCCTGCGACTGCTGGCCAGCGTGCGTGACGCGGTGCGCCGCATCGCTCCGCTGGAACTGCTCGCCTGA
- a CDS encoding glycine--tRNA ligase subunit alpha: MRFQDLILELDRFWSEQGCVITQPYDTEVGAGTFYPSTFLRALGPQPWRTAYVAPSRRPADGRYGENPYRFQYYFQYQVILKPSPADVQDLYLQSLYRLGIDPAKHDIRFVEDNWESPTLGAWGLGWEVWLDGMEVTQFTYFQQVGGIDVNPVSVELTYGLERIALYLQGKKHGFDLEYAPAPQPGTPAVSMGELRRDFEIQHSDYNFNHVNAEFQRSQFDAFESEANRLLELELYYPAYEFVLRASHTFNLLDARGAISHAERQAYIGRVRRIASRTAQVYLEVENRKRAQAEVSA; this comes from the coding sequence ATGCGCTTTCAAGACCTGATCCTCGAGCTGGACCGCTTCTGGAGCGAACAGGGCTGCGTCATTACCCAGCCCTACGACACCGAGGTCGGCGCGGGTACGTTTTACCCCTCGACCTTTCTGCGCGCCCTGGGTCCCCAGCCCTGGCGCACCGCCTACGTCGCCCCCTCGAGGCGGCCTGCCGACGGACGCTACGGCGAGAACCCCTACCGCTTCCAGTACTACTTTCAGTACCAGGTGATCCTCAAGCCCAGCCCCGCAGACGTGCAGGACCTGTACCTCCAAAGCCTCTACCGCCTGGGCATCGACCCGGCCAAGCACGATATCCGTTTTGTGGAGGACAACTGGGAGAGCCCCACCCTGGGGGCCTGGGGTCTGGGCTGGGAGGTGTGGCTTGACGGCATGGAAGTCACGCAGTTCACCTATTTCCAGCAGGTGGGCGGCATCGACGTGAACCCGGTGTCGGTCGAGCTGACCTACGGCCTCGAGCGCATCGCCCTGTACCTGCAGGGCAAGAAGCACGGCTTTGACCTCGAGTACGCTCCGGCCCCGCAGCCCGGCACGCCCGCGGTCAGCATGGGCGAGTTGCGCCGCGATTTCGAGATCCAGCACTCGGACTACAACTTCAACCACGTCAACGCCGAGTTCCAGCGCTCGCAGTTCGACGCTTTCGAGTCCGAGGCCAACCGCCTGCTCGAACTCGAGCTGTACTACCCGGCCTACGAGTTCGTGCTGCGCGCCTCGCACACCTTCAACCTGCTCGACGCGCGCGGGGCAATCAGCCACGCCGAGCGCCAGGCCTACATCGGACGGGTGCGCCGCATCGCCAGTCGGACCGCCCAGGTGTACCTCGAGGTGGAAAACCGCAAGCGGGCTCAGGCGGAGGTGAGCGCGTGA
- a CDS encoding AAA family ATPase yields MNRYDDRARLVFHYAREEGNRLGHAMVGPEHLLLGLMRETGTAAQILQEFGASLEGLRRKVEEIIGRGEGSRLNDAPAITPRARRVMELASAEARSLGAQVTSTEHILLGIIREGDGVAYRILQELTRDVDTIRWRILANSDAKAQKPVHTPFLDEYGRDLTKQAREGKLDPVIGRAEEIRRVTQILSRRTKNNPVLIGDPGVGKTAIVEGLALAIHEKRVPPSLQNTRLVSLDLSGVVAGTKYRGEFEERLRQIIEELRNSKVIAFIDELHTLVGAGGAEGTLDAANILKPALSRGEIQVIGATTTGEYHRYIEKDAALERRFQPVIVLEPSPTETLEILRGLRARYEEHHGVRIPDAALELSVRIGERALPGRNFPDKAIDLIDEAASRVRLNLSIGLPVSEDEAGEPVVSREDIENVINSMGGVYVDETGTAKLNDLEAQLSDQVFGQPEAIRALASAMRRARVGLGGRTRVAASFLFVGPSGVGKTHLAKALARTLFGSERSLIRIDMSEFQEPHSISKLIGSPPGYVGYEQGGRLTEAVRRQPFSVILLDEIEKAHPDVYNTFLQVLDDGRLTDGLGRTVDFRRTIIIMTSNTGFNTGPGVGFSPVAIEDTQPLRQIFTPEFLDRLDDVIRFKPLGETELIRVAGQLLEEMRDELASRDLIVRFSEGLPQWLVSKLKARSSKHALGSSRQLRTIVREELEDPLAFELMGAEGEITVSVQDGKIVFGRAASLDKQILA; encoded by the coding sequence GTGAACAGATACGACGATCGCGCACGCTTAGTCTTCCACTACGCGAGAGAGGAGGGCAACCGACTCGGTCACGCGATGGTGGGCCCAGAGCACCTGCTGCTCGGCCTGATGCGCGAGACGGGTACCGCCGCCCAGATCCTGCAGGAGTTCGGAGCCAGCCTCGAGGGGCTGCGCCGCAAGGTCGAGGAGATCATCGGCCGCGGCGAGGGCTCCCGTCTGAACGACGCACCGGCCATCACGCCCCGCGCGCGCCGTGTGATGGAGCTCGCCTCCGCCGAGGCGCGCAGTCTGGGCGCGCAGGTTACGTCCACCGAGCACATCCTGCTCGGTATCATCCGCGAGGGCGACGGTGTCGCCTACCGCATTCTCCAGGAACTCACGCGCGACGTGGATACCATCCGCTGGCGCATCCTGGCCAACTCGGACGCCAAGGCCCAGAAGCCCGTTCACACCCCGTTCCTCGACGAATACGGCCGCGACCTGACCAAACAGGCCCGCGAGGGCAAGCTTGACCCGGTGATCGGCCGCGCCGAGGAGATCCGGCGCGTGACCCAGATCCTGTCGCGCCGCACCAAGAACAACCCGGTCCTGATCGGCGACCCCGGCGTGGGCAAGACCGCCATCGTAGAAGGCCTGGCCCTGGCCATCCACGAGAAGCGCGTGCCGCCCAGCCTGCAAAATACCCGCCTGGTCAGCCTTGACCTCTCGGGCGTGGTCGCGGGCACCAAGTACCGCGGCGAGTTCGAGGAGCGGCTGCGCCAGATCATCGAAGAGCTGCGCAATTCCAAGGTGATCGCCTTCATCGACGAGCTGCACACCCTGGTGGGTGCCGGGGGTGCTGAAGGCACCCTGGACGCCGCCAACATCCTCAAGCCCGCTCTGTCGCGCGGCGAGATCCAGGTGATCGGTGCCACCACCACCGGCGAGTACCACCGCTACATCGAAAAAGACGCGGCCCTCGAGCGACGCTTCCAGCCGGTGATCGTGCTCGAGCCCAGCCCCACCGAAACCCTCGAGATCCTGCGCGGCCTGCGCGCCCGCTACGAGGAGCACCACGGCGTGCGCATCCCGGACGCGGCCCTCGAGCTTTCGGTGCGCATCGGGGAGCGCGCGCTGCCCGGACGCAACTTCCCCGACAAGGCCATCGACCTGATCGACGAGGCTGCCTCGCGGGTGCGCCTGAACCTCTCGATCGGCCTGCCGGTCAGCGAGGACGAGGCGGGCGAACCGGTCGTGTCGCGCGAGGACATCGAGAACGTCATCAACTCGATGGGCGGCGTGTACGTGGACGAGACCGGTACGGCCAAACTCAACGACCTCGAGGCCCAGCTCTCCGATCAGGTGTTCGGGCAGCCCGAGGCGATCAGGGCGCTGGCGAGTGCCATGCGCCGCGCCCGGGTAGGCCTGGGCGGACGCACCCGGGTGGCAGCCTCGTTCTTGTTCGTGGGACCCTCGGGTGTGGGCAAGACCCACCTCGCCAAAGCCCTGGCGCGGACGCTGTTCGGCTCGGAGCGCTCGCTGATCCGCATCGACATGTCCGAGTTCCAAGAGCCCCACTCGATCTCCAAGCTGATCGGATCGCCTCCCGGGTACGTGGGCTACGAGCAGGGCGGTCGCCTGACCGAGGCGGTGCGCCGCCAGCCCTTCTCGGTGATCTTGCTCGACGAGATCGAAAAAGCTCACCCGGACGTGTACAACACCTTCTTGCAGGTGCTCGACGACGGCCGCCTCACCGACGGCCTGGGCCGCACCGTAGACTTCCGGCGCACCATCATCATCATGACCTCGAACACCGGCTTTAACACCGGTCCCGGCGTGGGCTTCAGCCCGGTTGCCATCGAGGACACCCAGCCGCTGCGCCAGATCTTCACGCCCGAATTCCTCGACCGCCTCGACGACGTGATCCGCTTCAAGCCGCTGGGCGAGACCGAGCTGATCCGCGTGGCCGGCCAGCTGCTCGAGGAGATGCGCGACGAGCTGGCCTCGAGGGACCTGATCGTGCGCTTCTCCGAGGGGCTGCCGCAGTGGCTGGTCTCGAAGCTCAAGGCGCGCTCGTCCAAGCACGCGCTGGGCTCGTCGCGGCAGCTGCGCACCATCGTGCGCGAGGAACTCGAGGACCCGCTGGCCTTCGAGCTGATGGGTGCGGAAGGCGAGATCACCGTGTCGGTGCAAGACGGCAAGATCGTGTTCGGTCGGGCCGCCTCGCTGGACAAGCAGATCCTGGCCTGA
- a CDS encoding acetyl ornithine aminotransferase family protein: MTLTSARRPEIKTALPGPKATEILKKDAELLSTSYMRPFPFVPHQGEGVWLTDVDGNTMLDFMAGIAVSTTGYNHPHIVQAISEQAARFMHVCLTDFPQEGVTELADRLLAHVRRPGEPWRAFFGNSGAEAVEAAIKLARNHTGRSHVISTIGSFHGRTYGAITLTGSKTKYKRGFGPLLPNVSHIPYPNPFRPPLGSTAETCGDAVLSYLEDTLFKTVIPADEVAAIIIEPMQGEGGYIVPPADFLPKLRALCDRHGILLIFDEVQAGMGRSGKFFSFQHFDVQPDIITLAKGIASGMPISAMLAKESVMTWPVGSHGSTFGGNPVAAAAALATLDLLEGRVQHPGCGENLMENAERVGNFLMAEFRKLAAEYPFIGDVRGRGLFIGVEFVDEQGNPDPKRRDAASVAMFERGLLNLDCGESSIRLSPPLILTLEEAQVGLEIVREALAAVR, encoded by the coding sequence ATGACCCTCACCTCCGCACGCCGTCCCGAAATCAAAACTGCCCTGCCCGGGCCGAAGGCCACCGAGATCCTCAAGAAGGACGCCGAACTGCTGTCCACCTCGTACATGCGCCCCTTTCCCTTCGTGCCGCACCAGGGCGAGGGCGTGTGGCTGACCGACGTGGACGGCAACACCATGCTCGACTTCATGGCGGGCATCGCGGTCTCCACCACCGGCTACAACCACCCGCACATCGTGCAGGCGATCTCCGAGCAGGCCGCGCGCTTCATGCACGTGTGCCTCACCGATTTCCCGCAAGAGGGCGTGACCGAACTCGCTGACCGCCTGCTGGCGCACGTGCGCCGTCCGGGCGAGCCCTGGCGCGCATTCTTTGGCAACAGCGGCGCCGAGGCGGTCGAGGCCGCCATCAAGCTGGCCCGCAACCACACCGGGCGCAGCCACGTGATCTCCACCATCGGTTCGTTCCACGGACGCACCTACGGAGCCATCACCCTTACCGGCTCCAAAACCAAGTACAAGCGGGGCTTCGGTCCGCTGCTGCCCAACGTCAGCCACATCCCCTACCCCAACCCTTTCCGTCCGCCGCTCGGCTCCACCGCCGAGACCTGCGGTGACGCGGTGCTCTCGTACCTCGAGGACACCCTGTTCAAGACCGTGATCCCCGCCGACGAGGTCGCCGCGATCATCATCGAGCCGATGCAGGGCGAGGGCGGCTACATCGTGCCCCCGGCCGACTTCCTGCCCAAGCTGCGCGCACTGTGCGACCGCCACGGCATCCTCCTCATCTTCGACGAGGTGCAGGCGGGCATGGGCCGCAGCGGCAAGTTCTTCTCCTTCCAGCACTTCGACGTACAGCCCGACATCATCACCCTCGCCAAGGGCATCGCCAGCGGCATGCCGATCAGCGCGATGCTCGCCAAGGAGTCGGTGATGACCTGGCCGGTCGGCAGCCACGGCAGCACCTTCGGCGGCAACCCGGTCGCGGCGGCCGCGGCCCTGGCGACCCTGGACCTGCTCGAGGGGCGGGTCCAGCACCCCGGCTGCGGCGAGAACCTGATGGAAAACGCCGAACGGGTCGGCAACTTCTTGATGGCCGAGTTCCGCAAGCTCGCCGCCGAGTACCCGTTCATCGGAGACGTGCGCGGCCGCGGACTGTTCATCGGCGTGGAGTTCGTGGACGAGCAGGGCAACCCCGATCCCAAGCGCCGCGACGCCGCGAGCGTCGCGATGTTCGAGCGTGGCCTGCTGAACCTCGACTGCGGTGAGAGCAGCATCCGCCTGAGCCCCCCGTTGATCTTGACCCTCGAGGAAGCCCAGGTGGGCCTCGAGATCGTGCGCGAGGCGCTGGCCGCCGTCCGCTGA